Sequence from the Streptomyces sp. NBC_00440 genome:
CGCCTCGAAGGTGGGGCGGCCCATCTCCACCCGGGCGATGCCCTCGTCGAGGTCCTCGATCCGCACCGCGGTGTCGCCCGCGAGCGTACGGATGACGACGTCCCGCGCTCCCTGGTGGTACTGGTAAAGGTGGAGGGCGAATATCCGCAGTCCGTTGGCGCTCCTGCCACAGACGCTGCCGTCGGAGTTGAAGGCGCGCAGGACGACCGGCTCGCCGTCTCTCACCGCGCCGACCGGTCCCAGCAGGACCCCGTCAGCACCGATGCCGAAGTGCCGGTCGCACAGCAGGCGGGCGGCCTGCGCGGTGGACGGCAGCCCCAGCAGGTCGATCCGCTGCGGATCGATGACCAAGTAGTCGTTGCCCAGTGCCTGGTACTTCACGAAGTCGTACATGTGCCACCTGCTTCCGGGAGTCGTGACGGTGCCCGACCGGTCGCCCGGCCGCTCGGGGGTCGTACACCGACGAGAGATGCTCGTACGGTGTGCGGCCCCCGGCGGTCCGGACCCAGAACCGCGCCCCTACATCCCCGACGGCTCCGGCACGTCGTCCAGGGCCGCCTCGTCGTGCTGGTCGCCGTACCACTTCTCGCTCCAGCGGGAGAAGGCGACGATGAGGATGTCGCGGTGCCCGGGACCGCCGTCGGCGGAGAGCACGTCCGTGACGTCGTGTGCGAGCGCCCGGTCGTCGAGCAGCACAGCCTGACCGGCATCCAGGGTGCCGGCCCAGAACGGCTCCTCCGCGCCGGGCTCCCACAGCCGGGTCAGACCGCCCCCGACGTTGTTGCGCCGCAGGACGGCGATCATGACGAATTCGTGCCCGTCGTGGTGCACGCCCTCCGGCGTCAGCGGGCCGGGCTTCTCACCGGTGGCCCGGGTGCGGTTCTGATGGACGTTGATCTGCCATTCGTCCTTGGTGTCAAGGGGGAACCCCTCGGCCCCGGCCCGGATGAGCGGCGTGAAATCCACCTCGATCGGCAGATATCCCCGGCGGATACCACCGGCGACGTTATTGAACTTCTTGAACGTGGTGTAGTCCCGGTGCGGCAGGAGTTCAAAACCCCAACCGGCACTCTCCGTGAAGCTCATGCGGTACTGCGAGAACCGTTTGTACCGGGTGCCGTTGCCCATGTACTCGTCTACCGGGCAGTTGTCATAGCTGGCCAGCACATTCGGCTGGACCGCCGGGATGTCGATGATCGAGAAACGCTGGTCGGTCAGGGGCATATGACTCGCCTTTCATTCCGTGAGGCTTGTTCCACGAGGTGCTTCCGGCCGGGTACGGGTCCGTGTGCAGGCCCGGGTCCGTCGGACGGGGCTCCGCGCCACGTCATCCGGTGACGAGCGCGGTGGTCTCCGCGGCGACGCGGTCCTCCGCCTTCTCACCGGCCACCCGTCCGGGCACCTCGGCCAGCCGTTCGTCCAGATAGCGCGCCGAGGAGTTGAGCCGCCACAACGCCCCGCGGGCGATTCCCAGTCGCATGTACTCCGACGGCGCGGCCGGTTTCACGATGTTGTGGAACCAGCCCGCGGCGTGCTGGGAGTCGATGGTGATGTGCAGACGGTGGTAGACGATCCCCACGTCCGGCAGGCCGAGTCGTTCCCACGCGCTCACCACCTGCACGAAGCGGTCCGGCACCAGCCATTCCGTCATGCCCAGGAAACCGACGGCCTCCGGATACCGGTGCCGGTACCGGCTGAGGAGCACTGCGAGATTTCCGCTCAGGAGTGCGGTGGCGGTCAGCGTCTCCTCCAGCTCCGTCTCGGACACCTCGAACACGTCGAATATCTGGTTGAAGAGAGTGGTGTGGACCTCTTCGGGCTTTCCATTCCCCATCTCGTCCCAGAAGTTGGACGCGATCTCCATCTTCGCGGCACCGCTGGTGCCCACCTGCATCAGAGCCAGCAGGTCGTCGAACCGACCGTCGACCACGGACTCCTGGATCATGTACGTGCGCACGTCCGCCGCGGTGGCGTGGTTGCGGATGAAGTCCGTGTAGTACGGGTGCTTGAAAACGCGGTGCTGCCTGGCCTGTCCCTTGAGCCAGGAAAGGAACTCACCGGGGTCGGAGGGCAGCCCCTCCAGGAGCGCGGCGTCCAGCTGCCGGTCCTCGCCGAGCAGCGTCGCCTGCTCCAGCAGCCGGGTCACCTCATGGACCGCGAGCGAGCCCTCTGCTGTCTCCGCATCCGGGATACGCGTGATCAGGTGGTAGATACGGGACAACAGGAGCTGTTGGTGATAAAAGCTCTCCGGATCTCCGGACAAGGCATTTTCGTTCAGCTCGGCAACTGCCGTCCTTATCCTGTCACGTTCCGATCCTGTGAATTGTCGATCCACCTCGTCGGCGGGCCTTGACAACCAGTCGGAGATCTCCTTGACCAGCATGGATGAGTCGTACACGCCCACTCCTTCGTTTTCCTGCGTGAGGTTCCTGAGGGCACTTGCGGCAATTCTCGGCCACTCGGCCGTTGCCGTTACAGAATGACCGAGAAACAACTTGCATCGAACGCGGACCTCGTCCGTCTAAAGAATCTCAGGCAACTGTGGCGTCTCAGTGGCTGGACGGTGGCGCCGGCGCCTGGCAGCATGAATTTGCCGGCCTCCTATGCGCCAATAAAATGCCCGCTCCGCGCCGCACAGCGGCACAGGGGCCCGTAGATGGGACGCGAGATGGTGACGCAAAGCAACCTAAGCTTCCAATTACTTGGGCCATTGCGTGTGCTGCGCGGGGAGCGAGAAGTGCCCGTACCGGCGGCGAAGTTAAGAATCTTACTGGCGTCGATGCTGCTGCGTGCCAATCAAACGGTTTCCATGGATGAATTGGCCGCATATCTATGGGGTGAAAATCCACCCGAAGGCGCCCATACGACGCTGCGCTCCTATGTCATGAGATTGCGCCGGATACTGAGCCCATCCTCCGACGAGCGGCTGGAGCCGATCCGTACCCTTCCGGGCGGCTATCTCATGACCGCGGACGACTCCCAGCTGGACCTGCTGCGTTTCCGCAGCACGCTGACAATGGCCCAGCGCATGGCTGCCGACCGGGACCACCGAAGGGAAAGCGCACTGCTGCGCGAGGCGCTGGGCCTGTGGCGCGGGCCCGCACTGTCGAATGTGCCCTCGGACGTCCTGCACCGCGATTTCGTCCCGGGGCTCACCGAACGCCGCTACTGCGCGCTGGAGCAGCGCATCGACCTCGATCTGGAACGCGGGGCGCATCGCGAGGTCGTCGTCGAACTCCGCGACGAGGTGCGCACGTGCCCGTGGCGGGAGCACTTCTGGGCACAGCTGATGCTGGCGCTCTACCGGCAGGGCCGCCAGGCCGAAGCACTCGACGCGTTCCGGCAGGTCAGCGAACGGCTGCGGGGTGAGCTCGGAATCGCCGTCGGTTCGGAACTCAGGCTTCTGCACCAGCAGATCCTCACCAACGACCCGACGCTGAACCTGCCCCTCCGCTCCACCTCGACGACACTCGCGGCGAAGGCCCGTGTCGCTGTCCCCGACGAACTCCCCCCGGATACAGGAGACTTCATCGGGCGTCAGGAGGAGCTGAGCCAACTGCGCGACCTGCTGTCGCAGCGGGT
This genomic interval carries:
- a CDS encoding 2OG-Fe dioxygenase family protein; the protein is MPLTDQRFSIIDIPAVQPNVLASYDNCPVDEYMGNGTRYKRFSQYRMSFTESAGWGFELLPHRDYTTFKKFNNVAGGIRRGYLPIEVDFTPLIRAGAEGFPLDTKDEWQINVHQNRTRATGEKPGPLTPEGVHHDGHEFVMIAVLRRNNVGGGLTRLWEPGAEEPFWAGTLDAGQAVLLDDRALAHDVTDVLSADGGPGHRDILIVAFSRWSEKWYGDQHDEAALDDVPEPSGM
- a CDS encoding iron-containing redox enzyme family protein, which gives rise to MSRIYHLITRIPDAETAEGSLAVHEVTRLLEQATLLGEDRQLDAALLEGLPSDPGEFLSWLKGQARQHRVFKHPYYTDFIRNHATAADVRTYMIQESVVDGRFDDLLALMQVGTSGAAKMEIASNFWDEMGNGKPEEVHTTLFNQIFDVFEVSETELEETLTATALLSGNLAVLLSRYRHRYPEAVGFLGMTEWLVPDRFVQVVSAWERLGLPDVGIVYHRLHITIDSQHAAGWFHNIVKPAAPSEYMRLGIARGALWRLNSSARYLDERLAEVPGRVAGEKAEDRVAAETTALVTG
- a CDS encoding AfsR/SARP family transcriptional regulator, whose protein sequence is MVTQSNLSFQLLGPLRVLRGEREVPVPAAKLRILLASMLLRANQTVSMDELAAYLWGENPPEGAHTTLRSYVMRLRRILSPSSDERLEPIRTLPGGYLMTADDSQLDLLRFRSTLTMAQRMAADRDHRRESALLREALGLWRGPALSNVPSDVLHRDFVPGLTERRYCALEQRIDLDLERGAHREVVVELRDEVRTCPWREHFWAQLMLALYRQGRQAEALDAFRQVSERLRGELGIAVGSELRLLHQQILTNDPTLNLPLRSTSTTLAAKARVAVPDELPPDTGDFIGRQEELSQLRDLLSQRVSRTTVCVVDGLAGIGKTAFAVHLAHQLAPRFPDGQLFVDLRGFAQPKRPVEPATALELVLRSLSVPGSEIPPHEGARAALFRSLTRDRRMLLVLDDAADEAQVQPLLPTAPGCRVIVTSRRRLARLDQARLLTLDVLDQAEAAQLLTAVVGPHRIEAEPVQLVESVVHHCGHLPLAVKLAGAWLRGHPGRSLNQLAERLSSGHSIDAYGVAPSLQLSYLRLSVPQRRMLRVLGLRQVPDIDVQTAATLAGVTPREAETYMESLADANLLQEPVPGRYFLHNLVRAFAAGQTA